In the Halictus rubicundus isolate RS-2024b chromosome 12, iyHalRubi1_principal, whole genome shotgun sequence genome, TGTGAGCACAAGCTAATTGCCTATCATTCGTTTCAATGTTATCTCTCTTCATAGCTTTCTCCATTTGAACAAGTGCATCTATAAATCAAGAAGCATTAAAAATTGATAACATTATAAATGATGTTAGTTCTTCAATGAATCTATTACCAGTGGCAACTTGATGGCCAAATCCTCTGCTACCAGAGTGAATCATAACACAGACTTGGCCCTTTTCTTCTATCCCCATTTTACATGCTGCCCATTTGTCGTAAATTTCATCTACTACTTGAATCTCAGCATAGTGATTCCCTGCTCCTAAGGTTCCAAGCTGAAAGACATATGTTGCAATTTCTGTTCACATTAAATAAATCTATTAGCCTTACCTGTGGAAGTCCTCGCTTTTTAGCCCTCATGGATACCTTTGAAGAGTCTGCGTTCAGCATTCTACCATACTCTTCGCAATGTTCTTTATCTTCTGCCCAAATATAGCCTGTGTAGAGTTAAGAAACAAATTGTGTTGCCTCAGAGTAGCCATTCGATTGTTAAGGGTTGACAAAAGTTTCTAGTTTTAATGAACGAAGCAAATACCTTCTCTCAGAGACCAGTCCATGCCCATTTCCAGAGCTTCCTCCAAGTCCCTGGCATTCATTGGTATGATTCCTTTAGAACCAACACCAACAGGGATGTGATCGAACATGCTTTGTGCCAGTTGCTCctatttatttcattcaattatatTTAATCCTACAATATGGTTTAGTGAAATGGATAAATGACGATAAAGCAGTACCTTCACAGGCAACACATCCTGCTCGAACAGATTAGTTCTCAACAAGCGTACACCGCAATTAATGTCAAATCCCACTCCACCAGGAGATACTACTGACTTAGGGTCATCCATGTCAAATGCTGCCATATTGCCAATGGCAAAACCATAGCCAGAATGAACATCTGGCAATCCAATGGATCTCCAGACGATTCCAGGAAGCGCAGCTACATTAGCAATTTGTTTCACTCCTGGTAGAAAACCTCCTACTGCGCCAGGTCTGCAGGAATTTCTTAATTCATCCAACATCAAACGTTCCAGCGTATTGTTTACATAAAAAACACCTTCCACCTAAAAGACAAGAAAAGGAACATGTAGAATCTTTCATAGAAATCGCAAACCAAAGAGTGTAATGAGATACATACATTCATATTAGGTTGAAAACCTTTCTTGATCCTCCAACAATTATCATTTATCTTTTCTAAATACTTCAATTCTTCGTTATACTGCCTGACTACCATTTTTAGAGTAAATATAGATTTTCTTTTCTGTGAAACTGTGTGAATAATATCGATGTTTTACAATCAAGTTAAACTCGAACAATACACGTGCTAATCTttgattataattataaaaccTGTCAATGACAGAAATCAGCCGGCAAGTGCGAATGTACAAATACAGAGTGAGAGAACTGAAGTTAGGCTTtgagcaccgacgagatatatattaTCTCTCTGGTGCAGATATATACCAGCTGATGGTATAATCTTGGAACAGGGTTTGTTACCTGAAGCCGGTTCTATAAGTTATGTGGTCTACGGTGGAACCATAACTTGCCTGTGGTAGCGTCACTATTTCTCACCTGTCGAAAGGCTAGTCAAACGACTACATACATAGTTTTACGAAGCGGATAATCCTTATCTATGTGTAAATAAGAAACATATAATTCGAGCGACTGTTTCAATGATAGACAGAATTTTCTTGTACAATACGTCAGGAAATTGGTATGTGGTTCATCTTATGTCTATCAATCTTTGAAACTCGTACTTGACGAAGGGGAGAAAAATCATTGAGTGGATGTGTCTGCGACCTGTTAATCGAAATCTTGATAGTGAACTTGATCGGGCAGGTATAGTATGTGTAACTATGATCATATGGATATACGTTTGTTCTTCTACGTCATAGTATTCGATTGTTAGTCAGTGGCATTTGCCTCATTCGTTAAAGCTAACCTAAGCGAAGCTAAACATACCAATTGTTATGTTCGTATTATTttaaacacatttctatagtAATTCTGTTTTTGAACAAGTTATTGAAACAAGTTAATCTATCTGCTCGTCGAGAGCATTGTATTTTTTTAACTTTATCGGAATGGCGTGCGATAAACAATTTTGCTTGCAGTGTTAAAAGAAACGGATCAAAGTGAAAATTAAGAATAGAGAAAGCGTGAATACAAACGGAGAAAATGCTGAAGCGTAAATTTAGTGAGTTGGAAGACGAGAGAGGACCTGCAAAGAATTCATTAGATTCCGATGAAGAAGATGAGGCAGCCGAAGATACTTATAATATTATGAATGAAGATGAATTCGAAGGTATGAGAACATTTAATGATTAGAAATTGAAGTATTCGGTCGAAGCATTAAATACTTATTCTTTGAATTTAGGTGTAGAGGATGGACCAACAGCTCCAGAAACAACTGTGGGTTTCACAGCATTTAACATGAAGGAGGAATTAGAGGAAGGCCACTTTGATAAAGATGGTCATTATCTTTGGGACAAGGAGAAAGAAATAAGAGATAATTGGTTAGACAACATTGATTGGATGCAGGTTTGTATGACAATGATGTACGACTAAGGCTAATTGTTTGGAACAGTATCAATTGTGGCAAGAAACGAATCATTAAGATACGATATAATGTATAAAAGTAGATTTATCATTTCTATAGTTGCTTCTTGTTTTTGGACTCCTGCACATTGAAATATCAGAATATGTTTTCATGCAGCAGTGAATAGAATTATCTGTAAACTCGCCTTGTTTACTCAGTGATGCAAAACATTACTAAGGCATAATCTTGATAGATCAAACCGAGTTCTACAATACGTGTAAAGAAGGAAAACAAAAGCAGTGGATTGGCTGATAGCGATAGCGAGGATGACACGGATATTATGTTCAATCCGGTTCATCTTTATAAACTGATATTGGAATACTTAAAACCAGGAGAAACAGTGTCAAAGGCTTTGTGTAGGCTCGGTAAGTGTTTCAATGTGCGAAATCGAACCACAAAATATGGCATACTCATTGAATCATTTCAGGCAAAGGGAAAAAACGATTAACCACCGCGGAAagatggaaaaagaaaaaagaaaagaaggaggTGGAGGATGACGAGAACTCTGTGAGCATAACAAAATTAACGGAACTAGCGAACGAGTTGTTAACTCGCACTGGGAACATGGACATATACCAAGAAAGTTATGAACAAATAAAGAAGAAGGTCAATAGATTGATAATAACGTATACCGTAATGTTTCAATATCTTTTTTATATTCATTGTTCATTTGTACAGGTTGAGAGGTCTGAGAAACATGCTCATCCTTCGAAACAGGAAGCAGAGTTAGACATGTACGCTGATGATTTCGACGAGAAGGAAAAAGCAAAGTTGGACGACGGTGaaagtaattatattttatgcgCGACTCTGTTCATCtgaaaatttttctgtttcaatgAGATCTTTAATTTCGTACTTTGTTCATTTCATAGAactgataattagactgtggattttatgcattctatgcatttatcAAAAACAGTGGGTGGGAGCAATTTGAAACAGCAgatagattaaaagaatttaagaatatccaCACTTTTCTTACAATTTAATCAAGTTagaaaaaagaagaatgaaCTCTTATTTGGTTCTTGTGTCttataatcgatgcagacaatttttattttgcataaagacccgcagttgAGTAGTATGTTTAATACCTGCAAATTTCAGACAGCGTCAGAGACCCAGCGAATTCTGAAAAAGACAACGcaaaagatgaagaagaagaagaggtcgAGGTGATGTGGGAATTAAAATGGTCGCAGAATGAGAACGCAGAGATCCACGGCCCTCACACCAGTCAGCAGATGCACGCGTGGGCCAAAGAAGGATATTTCAAAGGTGGAGCGTGGGTGCGGCGAACGGGACAGAGCAATCAGTTCTACAACGCCGCGAGAATGGATTTCGAACTTTATCTGTGATATCTTCGTTAGCCCCGTTTGATTAAGCAAAGAAGAGAGAGGGAACTAACACAGTAATATTTCGACAATATCGTAGAGCTTGATCAAACACTGTAAAACTATAGATGTTCAACGGGTCGGGTCACTAATTGTAAATAAATGTACGTGACGGCCATTTAGGTGGCGCACAATCGGGATTAGTCGAACAAAGCCAGCGACGGGAGTCGCTGCATTGATCACGTGCTTAGCACGTTGATGCCTCTTGTTTATCTGCACCGGCTCGACCCGTTGAATAGGCTATAGTGCTTCGTTCGGCATAATTGATATTCGATACGATTGAATGCACCGTCTAATTCAATAGAGAGTATCAAACATGTATAATACTGTAACAAAGTTTAATGAAGAACCGCTCGATGAGTGATAACTATGTAACAAGTGACAAAATTGTTCATGTCTTTATTTAAACTAATGTATCGTCAGTACCAATACTGAGTAACAATTCATTCCACTTAAGTCGAGCACgagcgagggagagaaagagggaaacgTGTCCATTTCTTGATACATATCGCACGAATAAATGTGTGTTCGTTTGACAAGCACCGTGACGTTCTTTATCATCTTTACAAGTTTCGAGGACGCTTTTTAAAAGCGTACTTCGCCTTTTTACTGTTATACTAAACGGCATCCGGTACGCCACTTAAATTTCGAGGGAAAAAAAACTGAACACCCACACTTGAGAAACTTCCTGTGTATATGCCCGATGGGAATAGGGGTGGCGGAATTTATAGTTCGCGACGCCGCGCTATTTTTACACTGGATTTTATCCCCAAAGTAAATCTATTTGTACCCTGGCATAAAAACCTTGCGACCACCCCTGTTTATTCAGCGGAGTGCGGTCCGGTGTCCTCTCGCTGCTTTCGGATCTTTCAACAAATAAATTCTAGACGTTTTTTAATGCGTGTTTACCTTATTGGCGAAGCATAAACGTCTGCCATTTTATTCAAGTTCAACTCGAGAATCAACCTCTCGGCAATTGCTTGAATCATGATTAATTTCACTCATATTTTGACTGCGTAGATTGTATATACACTCCTATATTTTCATTAACGGTTTAATATCGACAACAGAgatatagaattttatttcagtttaacAGGAacgaataatatacatatttcatAGGGCAGTGGTTGGTTATTAAACACCACTCCTGGCTGGAAATATAATCAAACATATTCGACtttatgtaaatattttctttacatataaaatttgttttatcgttaaagaaaatatttctcgaTCGAATTATTTTTGCCAGGACAATCGGGACACTCATTTTCCTGCGCCGTCACAGAAAAATGAGAACGGAAGTTCTAAAAAGTCATTCACCAATCGAAACATGTAACAGTCAAACAAAACATGTAAcaattaaacatttaaaaacgAAAATGCACAAATAGGACAGACAGAGGAATCAGGACGTCTACTACACAACACAAACGAAGAGGATTCAACAGATGGACCGTGTGATACTgaatatacaatataattttattagatatcttaaacatttttattagcAATGTATGAAATTTCTATATGGTTACTTAAAATATTTCGTGTATGTAAGTAAAtcgtacatacatatgtacccGTGAGTATGcggtttttatatttatatttatatatatatatatatatatatactttttctTGCTGTATATATAAATCGGTAAGTATAAATTCGTAGCTCCTCTCTAGAATTCAGAAATAATTTCGGAGCATATTCAAAAAATGCAACGCGCGAGGCTTGCTCCTCGGGATTCGAACTTGTAGTGTAAAATTGGACTGAGACATCTACGAACATGTTTCCAGTCGAGAAAGAATTACGTTTACATTATTATCAAACGTTCCAACGACGGTGAACGCGGCCCGGAAACCGCTTCCGAAAGATTTCGATCTCGGAGTCGCTTTTATCGTCGCGACCCCGTCGAAACAAACTGCCAATTCCTTTAGTCAACGATTCTACGGAAAACTGTTCTGCGATTGCTAGTAAAATAGAAATCGTCACCGAGCGCTTCCGGCGTCTCTGAGCCGCCCCACGCTTCCGGTGGGCGGCGTCGCAAGAGAAAAAGGACAAGCGACTGTACAAAAACGGCTATAAACACACGAAACTATTTACAGGAAAGAGACTGGGACACGGACACGGTGCGGCGTGTGGACTCGCGCAGAGATCAACGGAAACAAGTGATACAATCATTggtcttttcttttcttttcttttttttttctttttctttttctcttttcagtTCGCACAATCCGCGGCGGTTACGGTTTTCAGGGGATCACAGAGGAAACGATCAGACGAAGGACAAAGATCAAAGGTAAAGAACGGCACAAACAGTGGACGCATTCGTAAGCCGGTTTCATAAACGCACGTAAGTATGCAAGCTGTAACAAAGCGTTCTGACGAGCCTCGTCAACGTGAAAACAAAAGAACCGCTTTCTGTATTGTCTTAATTCTAGTCTTAACTACTCTACACAGTTCTAAAGTACTCCATTAATGTTAAATAGGTGAGCCCGTGACTACAGAGGCGGACACCTTCGCGTTTGAGACACGACCCCTCGATCGCAATTCGTTTTACGGAtcgccagactgcggatcttcctgCGAAATACAAATTGTCTGAATTCATTACAGGATAGACGACCTACACAGACGTTTCATTAACATTAAACCGATTAGCATTGGTCGAATGACCGAtctcaaattttatgtttcgaaattgttgaaattatgaaGATCCATTTCATGGGAAACGATTGAATCAGTTCCTGAATGCAAATATAAGGTAAAAATGGTGAAACATCTgaataaattgaatatttttctaaatattctttttctattcatttttgtaataaatccataaaatccgcagtctgcagATCATTCTGCGCACTTATTAACCTTTTCGCTGCAAAATACTTTCACACTGTAAACATTGTCACAGTGCTCAAGCGTGCCTGCGCTCGCAACACGGAAACTGGTGAACGTTTATTTGTAACGTTTGTTATAATGAAAAAAGTACTCGAACGTATTCAAAGTTCTTTAATTGTTGTTTTGAAGCGATAGATTGAAGTGCAATCGCTTGCTGCGATCGTTCCACGCTTCCGTAAATTAATTTGCGAATAATTGGCCGTAACGCTAGAATGTAATTTAAATCATCGTTGCGTAATCTCGGCAACTAATTAATGACTTTTGAAAACTGTTCCAttatttctgggacaccctccGTATCGGTGCTACAGTTGTtgctataattataataaaggAAAATTCGCGTGTAATGTAATAAACGTTCAAGCATCCGAAATGCCATTAAAACTTGATTGTGCAGCTTCAAAATGTGCTTCTCGTTAATCAAGTTTTAATAAAGCAATTTAGAAAAAAGAGTTTACACGAAATGACTATACTATCTCATTCGGGAATGAATTCACTCGATGCTAAACAATTAATTTATGTATTCATTTACCTTCTGCTATTGATCAGTTCATCAAACAAAATTCACAGTCGCAAATAACATTCCACTGTGGACTAAAATATTCTGGAAAATGTGCACCGTGCATCCTGCATTATTCATccaaaaattcaattaaaaatttcgcTGCAAATTCTGTAAACAATTCAGCGAGTCTACAATTGAAAAGATCAATATGCGATTATGGTCACAAAATGACCAAAGGACGACGAGTGTAACCTGCATATTCGTATTTAACCCTTAGACGGTGAAGTCTGGGTCTGCTCTGACccagaaaataaaaatcgttatcTCGCTGCTCAGTTGCCGGTGAATAATTTGAAATGTCATTCTGTGTCATTAGAAGTACATGATAGGAAGATTGACGTGTCTAATAAAAGCAACTTGAACAGCAGCTTCTGAAACTTAGGAAAACAACGCCGTATGATGGCGCAATGTCTCGAGTAATGTCAACCGTGCAATTGTGAAATTGTCTGTCAACCGAGAGTTGACGGCATCTTCGTCGAAAACATTTCCAGCAAATTCTCTAGATAACTTAGCGAGTCCAAAATTGGAAGAATCGATACGTTGGTCATTAAGGCCATGAAGTAGCCGAAGGACGGTGCCGGTTTAACTATATGCACTCTTCATATGCACAGTCAACAGCATTTTCATATTAAAAAAATCGATAAGAGCCAATGAGAATATAAATTGTCTACATCAACTCGAAGAAACAAGAATCAAGTAAATTCTCTCTTCGATTACTTCAATAAGCTGGAAATGATGCATTGTTAGCCTCACCCCTCCAgagtaaatatttttctcgttgaCATTTCACAATGCTGCTGTGTTACAGAAAATCAGTAAAACATTTCGAAAATGAAAACAGTAGAAATTCGATTGATGTATCTCGCAGACCCAACCCCGTGCACCGGAGGGATGAGACGCGTTTAATCTTGCCGTTCTATCGAATTGcaacttttcatttttatcgtgaatgcataaaatctgccgTCTGGCGACGAGGGGTGTTGAAACGAAGTTTCCGGGTTCGCCGAACGAGTGCGCGGCCGAGAATTGGTTCTCAAACGGTCGGGCGACCGTCCTCGTCATCGATGCTCGTAATTAGGGGCATTAGCATCGTCGAAAGGGCGAGCGAAAAAGccctcggcgcggcgcgcgcgCTACCGTCTACGATTTACAAGCGGAAATACAGAGCCGACCTCGGCGGCCCTCGAAGAATCGTTACGGTATTCTCGCATCGTTGTTATGAAACCGGCGGAGATACTATCGTAGAGACAGAGAGACGGGAAAACGAACATTTATTTCGAAAAAGGTGAAAACAACGGAGACACACACACGGAGAGAGACGGACGTGACGCGCATTCGACGCGTTCGCGCGTCTTCGGCTTCTatgtacatacaaaaatagccGTCAATGGGGAACGCCGCCCCGCAAACGCATCGAAATCCTCCCGGACGAAACCGGAAGTAGGGACGTCGGGAGGAAGGGGAACGCGGGAAACGGAGAAGTCGCCGAACCGTCATCGAGCGTGAAAACGACGCCGTTTCATATTCTTTTTGTTCGTCTCCACCCTGACTTTCGGAACGTTCGTGCAACATAATTGTCTTGTTAACATTTTGCACTCCATTTTGTGTTCCGCTTTTTCTTTAGAGGTGAAACAGTTCAATTGTATTCCCACAGGTATGAGCCTGTTCAGAACTGACAAGAAACATTAGAATTTCATTTCTGTGCCATGTAATTATACTACACGAACTTACTGTTAGCCGGTCGTTAGTgtttcgaagaaaattttttttttctcgaactCATCGAACCGTTCTCGCCGAGCCGATCGAACCCTAAGCCTCTCCACCTCCACGCAACCCGCCCTTCTCTTTTCCATCCTCTTCGCCGTTCTTCAGACGGCCCCGGGATTCATGTAGCATGACTAACTGCCATGACTAACGAGTTGGGCCAAGTGCCACCGAAGAATCTTGGCTAACCGACCAGGAAGGTGGAACGAAACGCTTCCAACTCTAATATTTCGCCCTGTCGCGAGTCGGTCTCGCTTTTCTTTTAATTGGTCCTTAATCTACTTCTTTCGTAGCTGCCCCGCCGCGGCTTTAAGCTCGCTCCTCGCCAACGATCTATCCTTGTCCCCGCCGTTGATAACCCAACAAACTGGGGATCACCTATTCATCGGGAAACTAATAGTCTGCGGACTATTAACTCGTCCACCGAGCCGTGTCGTTTTTCACGGGGACTCGAGGAGTTCGAAACAACGATGGCTCTGTATTTACTTTTAATCATTGGTCTATCGAGCAGCGTTTCGAACGGTGTCCTATCCGTTCGGTTCAACTTTCAATTTGCTGCTTCAATATTGATAacaggaaaataaaattgcagttCGATTTAAAGGAAATAACTACCACTCACACCTCTAATAGACAAGAAACCTTGATTAGGAtatggtaaaaaaaaaagaaatgatagaaaaatcggaaaattgaAAGAATCGAACGACCCGAAGAAATCAAGCTTTCGCGGCCAAATTCGTCGCATAGGGGATCGGTATTCGAGACCGGCACGCGGCAGACGTAAAATCGGCCCCGGATTCGAAGGGCTCGCGATAGTTTTATCGGCTGGCGATCGCGTGAGAGGGCCCGGAGAGCGTTCGACGAGAAAATGAGATGGGAAATGAAAAATCCCGGGAGTTAGCCGGATCGGCTAATGGCGGAGCTGTCGTTGCGAGGAACTTTTCGGCCGACTCGTCACGACCGATTGCTCGCGAATTTCGTATCGGAGCTCGGAAAGTTTCCGGCGGCGATGGACGGGCCGGATGGTCCCTCAGGTCGATGTCGCCAGTTCTAGGTCAGTGGGATCCGTTGCGTGAGATCGTTTTCACGACCCCCGGAGTCCCCTTGAACCTGGCCAGAATGAATTTTTCAGGAGCAAGTCTGGTCCTGAGTAGGCTCGCTGAGGGTAGCAACCCTCTCCGGTATCCTCCTGGCCGATTCCGGTGGATACACGTTCTTACAGGTGGCACGAATAATTCATCCCACCGTTTAGCCTCTTCAATTTTTTATGGGCACCGGCCGCGGGTTAAACAGCGGCGTAAATTAAACGAACGCCGCGCTCGGGGAGCTGTTTCCCGGCCGATTTCCAGCCTTGTTGCGAAGACCTTCGAGACTGATCCATTGGGTAAGATAGTAATTAAGTAGACTGGGGGTTTTCATTCGGAATGAAAATGATGTAGGTCCCTTTGTAAGAGACTGAAATCAAATTTTCTCTTCTGATGACTTTGAAAAGTCGAAAATGATTTAACCATTCGATATATTATATCCTTGGGATTCgtcttttcaattttgtacttgacgttattaatttttatcatgGAACCCGCAGTTTACTAATTCGATCGAGGCAGTCTTTATGTAGAGTAACGCagaaaattttggttattgaCGTAAGGGTTAAATGTTATCTTGAACGGTAATCCACCAAGAACTTATCTAGACCCATAGAACGATTTAAAAAGACCGACCGAGAATGGCCAAAGCGAAGACACTCGACTCCccagaaaaatgaatattaatacaGGGACCGGTGAGATTATCTTGGCGATCTTGGTCGGCGTGGTTCGCGTGGCGTGTTAGAGGGTCTATCAATCGAAGATAATCATTCCTGACCAAGGGACCGAGTCATAACTCCTGATCCTATCGAGGATCCGTCGCGGGAGCACCGAACGTTCTTGCGGGCAGAGGTTTATCGCGTCGAAATGAATATTTAACGGGCGAACTTCTCCTCGGGGAACTGCGCCGCGGCGGGAGAGAGACTTTAATCAGTGTGGATTCGATATTCCATGAAATTTCCGACGagtccagagagagagaggagggaggtTGGAAAGAGGAGAGTGGAAAGAGGGGTAGACGAGGGAGGGCGGAGGGTGAAATGCGTTTTGAGGAGGCGCTCGACGGCGAGACACACGCAGGCGGATTACGGGATGGGCGTCGCGACCCGCGAGTTCGCCTAATGATTCTCATCGTTTCCGCGACACCCTCGCATGCACGTTCCACCAGGCGAATTCGAAGGTGCGATTCGTACTGGGTGTCCAGAAAAATCCGCTTCTCCGAAACGGCGAAACAAACACAACGTACTGCCGAAAACAGCTGTCATTCGTTCCTTTCGATTTTATgggaaaatatttaattttaacgcTTCGTAAATGAAAGAAGACTTACGTCTTCCAGAAagtgttgggggggggggtcgaagGTTATGGataatttttttactatatTATTTTTCGAGAGGTTTTGAGAGCAtacgtatttttgaaaatttagtATCGCTCTCCCCTCGTCCGACAAATGGGCGTTTCGTTCCATTGTGCTAGGGCGTGGTTAACCCTAATTCTCACAAAGTATATAAACAGGACGATTTTTCACCCATTTTTGCTTTATGTTTTAACATTTAATGCCAGAACTGTCGGTCCATTGCTCTGACGATTGCTGACAGATATTTtctgaacaccctgtacactcgTGGGTACACTTATTATCATCCTGATGCATTCAAGTATATCTGCTTCtcttctctc is a window encoding:
- the Rtcb gene encoding rtcB RNA ligase, whose product is MVVRQYNEELKYLEKINDNCWRIKKGFQPNMNVEGVFYVNNTLERLMLDELRNSCRPGAVGGFLPGVKQIANVAALPGIVWRSIGLPDVHSGYGFAIGNMAAFDMDDPKSVVSPGGVGFDINCGVRLLRTNLFEQDVLPVKEQLAQSMFDHIPVGVGSKGIIPMNARDLEEALEMGMDWSLREGYIWAEDKEHCEEYGRMLNADSSKVSMRAKKRGLPQLGTLGAGNHYAEIQVVDEIYDKWAACKMGIEEKGQVCVMIHSGSRGFGHQVATDALVQMEKAMKRDNIETNDRQLACAHIKSQEGQDYLKAMAAAANFAWVNRSSMTFLSRQAFAKQFRMSPDDLDMHVIYDVSHNIAKVEEHMVDGKQKTLLVHRKGSTRAFPPHHPLIPVDYQLTGQPVLIGGTMGTCSYVLTGTEQGMKETFGSTCHGAGRALSRAKSRRNLDYMQVLQKLEQQGISIRVASPKLVMEEAPESYKNVTDVVNTCHAAGISRKCIKLRPIAVIKG
- the Holn1 gene encoding CD2 antigen cytoplasmic tail-binding protein 2 homolog holn1, whose translation is MLKRKFSELEDERGPAKNSLDSDEEDEAAEDTYNIMNEDEFEGVEDGPTAPETTVGFTAFNMKEELEEGHFDKDGHYLWDKEKEIRDNWLDNIDWMQIKPSSTIRVKKENKSSGLADSDSEDDTDIMFNPVHLYKLILEYLKPGETVSKALCRLGKGKKRLTTAERWKKKKEKKEVEDDENSVSITKLTELANELLTRTGNMDIYQESYEQIKKKVERSEKHAHPSKQEAELDMYADDFDEKEKAKLDDGENSVRDPANSEKDNAKDEEEEEVEVMWELKWSQNENAEIHGPHTSQQMHAWAKEGYFKGGAWVRRTGQSNQFYNAARMDFELYL